A part of Thermus oshimai DSM 12092 genomic DNA contains:
- a CDS encoding Glu/Leu/Phe/Val family dehydrogenase, which produces MGIPAYRPPEDPGLWDVYLEWLERALKVGQVHPTTLEYLAHPKRLVTVSLPVVMDDGKVRFFQGFRVVHDIARGPAKGGVRYHPRVTLGQTAGLAAWMTFKAAVWDLPFGGAAGGVAVDPKALSGRELERLTRRYTAELIGLIGPDVDILGPDLGTDQKVMAWIMDTYSMTVGSTVPGVVTGKPHALGGSEGRDEAAGFGVALVLKEVAERRGLPLRGARVALQGFGQVGAGFALKAEALGLKVVAVSTGRGAMYREEGLPVREVLAHYEATGDLPQYDLPPEELFALPVDYLVLAAHEGALDGEGARAVRAKAVLEAANFGLTLEAEAHLLGRGVLVVPDLLTGGGGLLASYLEWVQDLNMFFWTREEVEAHFARKVEATVGEVLSEAEGRGLDLRMAALCLALKRLDEATRLRGVYP; this is translated from the coding sequence ATGGGAATCCCCGCCTACCGGCCCCCGGAGGACCCGGGGCTTTGGGACGTGTATTTGGAGTGGCTGGAGCGGGCCCTCAAGGTAGGGCAGGTGCACCCCACCACCCTCGAGTACCTGGCCCACCCCAAGAGGCTCGTCACCGTTTCCCTGCCCGTGGTGATGGACGACGGGAAGGTGCGCTTTTTCCAGGGCTTTAGGGTGGTGCACGACATCGCCCGGGGGCCCGCCAAGGGGGGGGTGCGCTACCACCCCCGCGTGACCCTGGGCCAGACCGCGGGCCTGGCCGCCTGGATGACCTTCAAGGCCGCGGTGTGGGACCTCCCCTTCGGGGGGGCCGCGGGGGGCGTGGCCGTGGACCCCAAGGCCCTCTCCGGGCGGGAACTTGAGCGTCTGACCCGCCGCTACACCGCGGAGCTCATCGGCCTCATCGGCCCGGACGTGGACATCCTGGGGCCGGACCTGGGCACGGACCAAAAGGTCATGGCCTGGATCATGGACACCTACTCCATGACCGTGGGCTCCACCGTGCCCGGGGTGGTCACGGGCAAGCCCCACGCCCTGGGGGGCTCTGAGGGGCGGGACGAGGCCGCGGGGTTTGGGGTGGCCCTGGTGCTCAAGGAGGTGGCCGAGCGGAGGGGCCTGCCCCTACGGGGGGCCCGGGTGGCCCTCCAGGGCTTCGGCCAGGTGGGGGCGGGCTTCGCCCTGAAGGCGGAGGCGCTGGGCCTTAAGGTGGTGGCCGTCTCCACCGGGCGGGGGGCCATGTACCGGGAGGAGGGCCTTCCCGTGAGGGAGGTTCTCGCCCACTACGAGGCCACGGGGGACCTACCCCAGTACGACCTTCCCCCGGAGGAGCTCTTCGCCCTCCCCGTGGACTACCTGGTCCTGGCGGCCCACGAGGGGGCGCTGGACGGGGAGGGGGCGCGGGCGGTGCGGGCCAAGGCGGTCCTCGAGGCCGCCAACTTCGGCCTCACCCTGGAGGCCGAGGCCCACCTCCTGGGGCGGGGGGTGCTGGTGGTCCCCGACCTCCTCACGGGGGGCGGGGGGCTTCTGGCGAGCTATTTGGAGTGGGTCCAGGACCTCAACATGTTCTTCTGGACCCGGGAAGAGGTGGAGGCGCACTTCGCCCGCAAGGTGGAGGCCACGGTGGGGGAGGTGCTTTCCGAGGCGGAAGGGAGGGGCCTGGACCTGCGCATGGCCGCGCTCTGCCTGGCCCTCAAGCGTTTGGACGAGGCCACCAGGCTTCGGGGGGTTTACCCTTAA
- the trpA gene encoding tryptophan synthase subunit alpha: protein MTTGEAFQRAKAEGRAALIPYLTAGFPSREGFLEAVREVLPYADLLEIGLPYSDPLGDGPVIQRASEVALRKGMSVQGVLELLKEVRALTEKPLFLMTYLNPILAWGPERFFSAFKAAGATGLILPDLPPDEDPALVRLAQEIGLETVFLLAPTSTDQRIATVVRYATGFVYAVSVTGVTGARERLPEEVKDLVARIKAQTPLPVAVGFGVSGRATAHQAAVADGVVVGSALVRALEEGRPLAPLLGEIREGLKAREAV from the coding sequence ATGACCACAGGGGAAGCGTTCCAAAGGGCTAAGGCGGAGGGCCGGGCGGCCCTCATCCCCTACCTCACCGCGGGCTTCCCCAGCCGGGAGGGGTTCTTGGAGGCGGTGCGGGAGGTCCTGCCCTACGCGGACCTCTTGGAGATCGGCCTGCCCTACTCCGACCCCCTAGGGGACGGCCCCGTGATCCAAAGGGCCAGCGAGGTGGCCTTGAGGAAGGGGATGAGCGTCCAGGGGGTTCTGGAGCTCTTGAAGGAGGTGCGGGCCCTCACCGAAAAGCCCCTCTTCCTCATGACCTACCTGAACCCCATCCTGGCCTGGGGGCCGGAGCGGTTTTTCAGCGCCTTCAAGGCCGCGGGGGCCACGGGGCTCATCCTCCCCGACCTCCCCCCGGACGAGGACCCCGCCCTGGTGCGGCTGGCCCAGGAGATCGGGCTGGAGACGGTCTTCCTCCTGGCCCCCACCTCCACCGACCAGCGCATCGCCACCGTGGTCCGCTACGCCACGGGCTTCGTCTACGCGGTCTCCGTCACCGGGGTCACGGGGGCGCGGGAACGCCTTCCCGAGGAGGTGAAGGACCTGGTGGCCCGCATCAAGGCCCAGACTCCCCTCCCCGTGGCCGTGGGGTTTGGGGTCTCGGGACGGGCCACCGCCCACCAGGCCGCGGTGGCCGACGGGGTGGTGGTGGGGAGCGCCCTGGTGCGGGCCCTGGAGGAAGGGCGCCCCCTGGCCCCTTTGTTGGGGGAGATCCGGGAGGGGCTTAAGGCCCGGGAGGCGGTCTAG
- the thyX gene encoding FAD-dependent thymidylate synthase has product MERKVLDKGFVRLVEAMGGDHSIVQAARVSYGEGTKTVREDRALIDYLMRHRHTSPFEMVVFKFHVKAPIFVARQWFRHRTASVNEISGRYSILKEEFYEPASWRKQARKNKQASEGEVEEGEELTALLKRVKEEAYRAYQALLERGVAREMARMVLPLNLYTEFYWKQDLHNLFHFLALRLAPEAQLEIREYAKAIAEIVKAHVPMAYAAFEEHVLHGRSLSRTELLALRGLLTPEAYEKALSSLGLQGSRLREALEKVFPEEA; this is encoded by the coding sequence ATGGAGCGGAAGGTTTTGGACAAGGGGTTCGTGCGCCTGGTGGAGGCCATGGGGGGGGATCACTCCATCGTCCAGGCCGCCCGGGTGTCCTACGGGGAAGGCACCAAGACGGTGCGGGAGGACCGGGCCCTCATCGACTACCTCATGCGCCACCGCCACACCAGCCCCTTTGAGATGGTGGTCTTCAAGTTCCACGTGAAGGCCCCCATCTTCGTGGCCCGGCAGTGGTTCCGCCACCGCACGGCCAGCGTGAACGAGATCTCCGGGCGCTACTCCATCCTCAAGGAGGAGTTCTACGAGCCCGCCTCCTGGCGGAAGCAGGCCAGGAAGAACAAGCAGGCCTCCGAGGGGGAGGTGGAGGAAGGGGAAGAGCTGACCGCCCTCCTCAAGCGGGTGAAGGAGGAGGCCTACCGGGCCTACCAGGCCCTTCTGGAAAGGGGCGTGGCCCGGGAGATGGCCCGCATGGTCCTGCCCTTAAACCTCTACACGGAGTTCTACTGGAAGCAGGACCTGCACAACCTCTTCCACTTCCTGGCTCTCCGGCTTGCCCCCGAGGCCCAGCTGGAGATAAGGGAGTACGCCAAGGCCATCGCGGAAATCGTCAAGGCCCACGTGCCCATGGCCTACGCCGCCTTTGAGGAGCACGTCCTCCATGGAAGGAGCCTCTCCCGCACGGAGCTTTTGGCCTTGAGGGGGCTTCTCACCCCCGAGGCCTACGAGAAGGCCCTCTCCTCCTTGGGCCTCCAGGGAAGCCGCCTACGGGAGGCCCTGGAAAAGGTCTTCCCCGAGGAGGCCTAG
- a CDS encoding NUDIX domain-containing protein yields the protein MSPWERLELEELLSEPVRLVRERVRTHTGRELTYIYRPGPVAASFVLPVTPRGTGLFIRQYRHPTGKFLLEVPAGKVDAGESPEEAARRELLEEVGAEAGGLIPLPPFHPQPSFTAVVFHPFLALEARVVAEPRLEDGELLEVVELPLKEAYALLEGGEIQDASTALTLFYARPHLLKLDLL from the coding sequence ATGAGCCCCTGGGAGCGCCTGGAACTGGAAGAGCTCCTTTCCGAGCCCGTGCGGCTCGTCCGGGAGCGGGTTAGGACCCACACCGGGCGGGAGCTCACCTACATCTACCGCCCGGGGCCGGTGGCGGCGAGCTTCGTCCTGCCCGTCACCCCAAGGGGCACGGGGCTTTTCATCCGCCAGTACCGCCACCCCACGGGGAAGTTTCTCCTCGAGGTCCCCGCGGGGAAGGTGGACGCGGGGGAAAGCCCCGAGGAGGCCGCCCGCCGGGAGCTTCTGGAGGAGGTGGGGGCGGAGGCGGGGGGCCTTATCCCCCTTCCCCCCTTCCACCCCCAGCCCTCCTTCACCGCGGTGGTCTTCCACCCCTTTCTGGCCCTGGAGGCCCGGGTGGTGGCGGAGCCCAGGCTGGAGGACGGGGAGCTACTGGAGGTGGTGGAGCTTCCCCTAAAGGAGGCCTACGCCCTTCTGGAAGGGGGGGAGATCCAGGACGCCTCCACCGCCCTCACCCTCTTCTACGCCCGGCCCCACCTCTTAAAGCTGGATCTTCTTTAA
- a CDS encoding aldehyde dehydrogenase family protein, producing the protein MQAFPSKYGNALEFGHLIAGEEVFEGQVLERRNPSDREDLIARFPEGTKDTLRRAALAAREAFEAWSRTPAPIRGQVLFNLAKILEREKPTLTRLMVREVGKTPKEAAGDVQEAIDTAVFFASEGRRLYGQTVPSEMRDKELFTFRRPLGVVGMITAGNFPIAVPSWKLIPAVLTGNAVVWKPSDDSPTLSYLFVKLFEEAGLPPGVINLVFGGGKDSTGQWLVELMDEGLFQKFAFTGSTKVGRWIGEVAGRNLIRPTLELGGKNPLVVMRDADLDLAVEGAWWSAFATGGQRCTSAGNILVDAPIYEEFKRRFLERVEATWVGNPLLHPEVTYGPFINERLFERWLEHYAWGEKEGAVLLYGRGRITRENPYPHFLGDPEAGLFGWPTVWEARPGMRQFEEEIFGPTINLVKVDGIEEAIRVANSTPYGLSSAIYTNHRHWAYLFKVGIRAGMTSINNTTVGAEAHLPFGGVKASGNGARESGIWVIEEYTYWHAVNEEYSGRLQLAQMDTGYISPKAPTPWGEVLGF; encoded by the coding sequence ATGCAAGCTTTTCCCAGCAAGTACGGCAACGCCCTGGAGTTCGGGCACCTCATCGCCGGGGAGGAGGTCTTTGAGGGGCAGGTCCTGGAGCGGAGAAACCCTTCGGACCGGGAAGACCTCATCGCCCGCTTCCCCGAAGGCACCAAGGACACCCTGAGGCGGGCCGCCCTGGCGGCGCGGGAGGCCTTTGAGGCCTGGTCCCGCACCCCGGCCCCCATCCGGGGCCAGGTCCTCTTCAACCTGGCCAAGATCCTGGAGCGGGAAAAGCCCACCCTCACCCGGCTCATGGTGCGGGAGGTGGGGAAGACCCCCAAGGAGGCCGCGGGGGACGTGCAGGAGGCCATAGACACCGCGGTCTTCTTCGCCTCGGAAGGGCGGAGGCTCTACGGCCAGACCGTGCCCAGCGAGATGCGGGACAAGGAGCTCTTCACCTTCCGCAGGCCCCTCGGGGTGGTGGGGATGATCACCGCGGGCAACTTCCCCATCGCCGTACCCAGCTGGAAGCTCATCCCTGCGGTCCTCACCGGGAACGCGGTGGTCTGGAAGCCCTCCGACGACTCCCCCACCCTCTCCTACCTCTTCGTGAAGCTCTTTGAGGAGGCGGGCCTGCCCCCTGGGGTCATCAACCTGGTCTTTGGCGGCGGGAAGGACTCCACGGGCCAGTGGCTGGTGGAGCTCATGGACGAGGGGCTTTTCCAGAAGTTCGCCTTCACCGGGAGCACCAAGGTGGGGCGCTGGATCGGGGAGGTGGCGGGGCGGAACCTCATAAGGCCCACCCTCGAGCTCGGCGGAAAGAACCCCCTGGTGGTCATGCGGGACGCCGATCTGGACCTGGCGGTGGAGGGGGCCTGGTGGAGCGCCTTCGCCACCGGGGGCCAGCGGTGCACCTCCGCGGGGAACATCCTGGTGGACGCCCCCATCTACGAGGAGTTCAAAAGACGCTTCCTGGAGAGGGTGGAGGCCACCTGGGTGGGCAACCCCCTCCTCCACCCCGAGGTGACCTACGGCCCCTTCATCAACGAAAGGCTTTTTGAGCGCTGGCTGGAGCACTACGCCTGGGGGGAGAAGGAGGGGGCGGTCCTCCTCTATGGCCGGGGGCGGATCACCCGGGAGAACCCCTACCCCCATTTCCTGGGGGACCCCGAGGCGGGGCTTTTTGGCTGGCCCACGGTCTGGGAGGCCCGGCCGGGGATGCGCCAGTTTGAGGAGGAGATCTTCGGCCCCACCATCAACCTGGTGAAGGTGGACGGGATTGAGGAGGCCATCCGGGTGGCCAACAGCACCCCCTACGGCCTTTCCAGCGCCATCTACACCAACCACCGCCACTGGGCCTACCTCTTCAAGGTGGGCATCCGGGCGGGGATGACCAGCATCAACAACACCACCGTGGGGGCGGAGGCCCACCTGCCCTTCGGCGGGGTGAAGGCCAGCGGCAACGGGGCCCGGGAGTCGGGGATCTGGGTCATAGAGGAGTACACCTACTGGCACGCGGTGAACGAGGAGTACTCGGGCCGGCTGCAGCTTGCGCAGATGGACACCGGCTACATCAGCCCCAAGGCCCCCACCCCCTGGGGGGAGGTGCTGGGGTTTTAA
- a CDS encoding adenosine-specific kinase — protein sequence MELKLIPIEKPENLNVILGQAHFIKTVEDLHEALVTAVPGIRFGLAFSEASGKRLIRRSGTDEALTELAVRNLLNLAAGHTFLIVLGEGFYPINVLHAVKACPEVVRIFAATANPLKVVVAEEGEQRAILGVMDGFKPLGVEDEAEVAWRKDLLRRFGYKL from the coding sequence ATGGAGCTTAAGCTGATTCCCATTGAGAAGCCGGAGAACCTGAACGTCATCCTGGGGCAGGCCCACTTCATCAAGACCGTGGAGGACCTGCACGAGGCCCTGGTGACCGCGGTGCCGGGGATCCGCTTTGGCCTGGCCTTCTCCGAGGCCAGCGGCAAGCGCCTCATCCGCCGCTCGGGCACGGACGAGGCCCTTACTGAGCTTGCGGTGCGGAACCTCCTGAACCTGGCCGCGGGGCACACCTTCCTCATCGTGCTGGGGGAGGGGTTTTACCCCATCAACGTCCTGCACGCGGTCAAGGCCTGCCCCGAGGTGGTGCGCATCTTCGCCGCCACCGCCAACCCCCTAAAGGTGGTGGTGGCGGAGGAGGGGGAGCAGCGGGCCATCCTGGGGGTCATGGACGGCTTCAAGCCCTTAGGGGTGGAGGACGAGGCCGAGGTGGCCTGGCGGAAGGACCTCTTAAGGCGCTTTGGGTATAAGCTCTAA
- a CDS encoding CofH family radical SAM protein: MGGMDVLEKAVAGERLSEEEVLQLFHLPLPELAAAAHAVRLRKTDPGVVTFLIDRNINYTNVCTVACAFCAFYRTRRQQDAYTLTFEEIARKVEELYQVGGRRILMQGGVNPELPLDWYLDLLRYLKERFPDLRIDAFSPEEILGLERLTGLRAEALLEKLKEAGLDGLPGAGAEILVDEVRLKAAPARIRTADWYRIMDAAQALGLYTLASMVIGFGEGPRERTVHLLGLRAQQDRALERYGNGFSAFALWTLQVEHTRLKGKAPGATAHEYLKTLSVARLALDNFAHFQASWPTLGFKVAQAALFYGADDFGSTMLEENVVSAAGGHGRTHATVKEIVRHIVDAGFRPAERDPLYRILRYPDPEAILSEPEPVELPLA; this comes from the coding sequence ATGGGAGGCATGGACGTCCTGGAGAAGGCCGTGGCTGGGGAGAGGCTTTCCGAAGAGGAGGTGCTCCAGCTCTTCCACCTCCCCCTACCCGAGCTGGCCGCCGCCGCCCACGCGGTGCGCCTAAGGAAGACCGACCCCGGGGTGGTCACCTTCCTCATAGACCGCAACATCAACTACACCAACGTCTGCACCGTGGCCTGCGCCTTCTGCGCCTTCTACCGCACGAGAAGGCAGCAGGACGCCTACACCCTCACCTTTGAGGAGATCGCCCGGAAGGTGGAGGAGCTCTACCAGGTGGGGGGGCGGCGCATCCTCATGCAGGGGGGGGTGAACCCCGAACTCCCCCTGGACTGGTATTTGGACCTCCTCCGCTACCTCAAGGAGCGCTTCCCCGACCTGCGCATCGACGCCTTCAGCCCGGAGGAGATCCTGGGCTTGGAAAGGCTTACCGGCCTTAGGGCGGAGGCCCTTTTGGAAAAGCTCAAGGAGGCGGGCCTGGACGGCCTGCCCGGGGCGGGGGCGGAGATCCTGGTGGACGAGGTGCGGCTTAAAGCGGCCCCGGCCCGCATCCGCACCGCGGACTGGTACCGCATCATGGACGCCGCCCAGGCCCTGGGGCTCTACACCCTGGCCAGCATGGTCATCGGCTTCGGGGAGGGCCCGAGGGAGCGCACGGTCCACCTCCTGGGCCTCCGCGCCCAGCAGGACCGCGCCCTGGAACGCTACGGGAATGGCTTTTCCGCCTTCGCCCTTTGGACCCTCCAGGTGGAGCACACCCGCCTGAAGGGGAAGGCCCCCGGGGCCACGGCCCACGAGTACCTGAAGACCCTCAGCGTCGCCCGCCTCGCCCTGGACAACTTCGCCCACTTCCAGGCCTCCTGGCCCACCCTGGGCTTCAAGGTAGCCCAGGCCGCCCTTTTCTACGGGGCGGACGACTTCGGGAGCACCATGCTGGAGGAAAACGTGGTCTCCGCCGCCGGGGGGCACGGACGCACCCACGCCACGGTGAAGGAGATCGTCCGGCACATCGTGGACGCGGGCTTCCGCCCGGCGGAGCGGGACCCGCTGTACCGCATCCTCCGCTACCCCGACCCGGAGGCCATCCTAAGCGAGCCCGAACCGGTGGAGCTTCCCCTGGCCTAG
- a CDS encoding acetyl ornithine aminotransferase family protein, translating into MRPEVRTPLPGPKAKAMLERGERVLSPSYVRPYPFVPARGEGAFLEDVDGNVFLDFMAGIAVNTTGYAHPKVLEAVRAQAERFAHVCFSDFTHDPTLTLAERLSEKLGGRYRVFFGNSGTEGIEAAIKLVRHHTGRPYLLAFTGAFHGRSLGALSLTASQSKYRKGFAPLLPGVVHLPFPNPFRPPLGARPEEVGEAVLAHLEHLFRTVLPPEEVAALFLEPIQGEGGYVVPPPGFIPKLKALLERHGILLVADEVQTGAGRTGRFFALEHEGVEADIYVLAKGLASGYPLSAVLFREELGSWRPGAHGTTFGGQAVSAAAALATLDLLEGGLMENAARVGAFLLGELRALQARFPFLGDVRGRGLMIGLDFGSPKEERPDLRDKAVELAFHKGLLLLPAGPSALRIAPPLVLKAEEAAMGLEILEAVFRAL; encoded by the coding sequence ATGCGACCGGAAGTGAGAACACCCCTGCCGGGGCCCAAGGCCAAGGCCATGCTGGAGCGGGGGGAGAGGGTCCTCTCCCCCTCCTACGTCCGCCCTTACCCCTTCGTCCCCGCGCGGGGGGAAGGGGCCTTCCTGGAGGACGTGGACGGGAACGTCTTCCTGGACTTCATGGCGGGCATCGCGGTGAACACCACGGGCTACGCCCACCCCAAGGTGCTGGAGGCGGTGCGGGCCCAGGCGGAGCGCTTCGCCCACGTGTGCTTCTCCGACTTCACCCACGACCCCACCCTCACCCTGGCGGAGCGGCTTTCGGAAAAGCTCGGGGGGCGGTATAGGGTCTTCTTCGGCAACTCGGGGACGGAGGGGATAGAGGCGGCCATCAAGCTGGTGCGCCACCACACGGGCCGCCCCTACCTCCTGGCCTTCACCGGGGCCTTCCACGGGAGAAGCCTGGGGGCGCTTTCCCTCACCGCCAGCCAGTCCAAGTACCGCAAAGGGTTCGCCCCCCTCCTCCCCGGGGTGGTCCACCTCCCCTTCCCCAACCCCTTCCGCCCACCCCTAGGGGCCCGGCCGGAGGAGGTGGGGGAGGCGGTCCTCGCCCACCTGGAGCACCTCTTCCGCACCGTCTTACCCCCGGAGGAGGTGGCCGCGCTTTTCCTCGAGCCCATCCAGGGGGAAGGGGGGTACGTGGTGCCCCCTCCGGGCTTCATCCCCAAGCTGAAGGCCCTCCTGGAGCGGCACGGCATCCTCCTGGTGGCGGACGAGGTCCAGACGGGCGCGGGGCGCACGGGGCGGTTCTTCGCCCTGGAGCACGAGGGGGTGGAGGCGGACATTTACGTCCTGGCCAAGGGCCTGGCCTCGGGCTACCCCTTAAGCGCCGTCCTCTTCCGGGAGGAGCTCGGGAGCTGGCGCCCGGGGGCCCACGGCACCACCTTCGGGGGCCAGGCGGTCTCTGCGGCCGCGGCCCTCGCCACCCTGGACCTCCTGGAGGGGGGCCTTATGGAAAACGCCGCCCGGGTGGGGGCCTTCCTCCTAGGGGAGCTTAGGGCCCTGCAGGCCCGCTTTCCCTTCCTGGGGGACGTGCGGGGCCGGGGGCTCATGATCGGGCTGGACTTCGGAAGCCCAAAGGAGGAGCGGCCCGATCTCCGGGACAAGGCGGTGGAGCTCGCCTTCCATAAGGGGCTTCTCCTCCTCCCCGCGGGGCCCTCCGCGCTCCGCATCGCCCCGCCCCTGGTGCTCAAGGCGGAGGAGGCGGCCATGGGGCTGGAGATCCTCGAGGCCGTCTTCCGCGCCCTCTAA
- the trpB gene encoding tryptophan synthase subunit beta, with amino-acid sequence MRSLPDFPLPDARGRFGPYGGRYVPETLIPALDELLEAYLEAKRDPVFLAELDHYLKTFAGRPTPLFHAKRLSEYWGGAQVYLKREDLLHTGAHKINNTLGQALLAKRMGKRRVIAETGAGQHGVSVATVAALFGLECVVYMGEEDVRRQALNVFRMKLLGAEVRPVAAGSRTLKDATNEAIRDWITNVRTTFYILGSVVGPHPYPMMVRDFQSVIGEEVKRQSQELFGRYPDLLMAAVGGGSNAIGLFAPFAYLPQGERPRLIGVEAGGEGLSSGRHAASIGAGKRGVLHGSYMYLLYDHDGQITPAHSVSAGLDYPGVGPEHSYFADQGLVEYASVTDEEALEGFKLLARLEGIIPALESAHAIAHAAKVVPEMEKDQIVVINLSGRGDKDVTEVMRLLGGEL; translated from the coding sequence ATGCGGAGCCTGCCGGATTTTCCCTTGCCCGATGCGCGGGGGCGTTTTGGCCCCTACGGGGGCCGCTATGTCCCCGAGACCCTCATCCCGGCCCTGGATGAGCTTTTGGAGGCTTACCTCGAGGCCAAACGGGACCCCGTCTTCCTGGCCGAGCTGGACCACTACCTGAAGACCTTCGCCGGCCGCCCCACGCCCCTCTTTCACGCCAAGCGCCTTTCGGAGTACTGGGGTGGGGCCCAGGTGTACCTGAAGCGGGAGGACCTCCTCCACACCGGGGCCCACAAGATCAACAACACCCTGGGCCAGGCCCTCCTGGCCAAGCGCATGGGCAAGAGGCGGGTCATCGCGGAAACGGGGGCGGGCCAGCACGGGGTGTCCGTGGCCACGGTGGCCGCCCTCTTCGGCCTGGAGTGCGTGGTCTACATGGGCGAGGAGGACGTGCGCCGCCAGGCCCTGAACGTTTTCCGCATGAAGCTTTTAGGGGCCGAGGTCCGGCCCGTGGCCGCGGGCAGCCGCACCCTGAAGGACGCCACCAACGAGGCCATCCGGGACTGGATTACGAACGTGCGCACCACCTTCTACATCCTGGGCTCCGTGGTGGGCCCCCACCCCTACCCCATGATGGTCCGGGACTTCCAGAGCGTCATCGGCGAGGAGGTGAAGCGGCAGAGCCAGGAGCTTTTCGGCCGCTACCCGGACCTCCTCATGGCCGCGGTGGGGGGCGGGTCCAACGCCATCGGCCTCTTCGCCCCCTTCGCCTACCTCCCCCAAGGGGAAAGGCCCAGGCTCATCGGGGTGGAGGCCGGAGGGGAGGGCCTTTCCAGCGGGCGGCACGCGGCCAGCATCGGGGCTGGGAAGCGGGGCGTCCTCCACGGGAGCTACATGTACCTCCTCTACGACCACGACGGGCAGATCACCCCCGCCCACTCCGTCTCCGCGGGGCTGGACTACCCGGGGGTGGGACCGGAGCACAGCTACTTCGCGGACCAGGGCCTGGTGGAGTACGCCAGCGTCACGGACGAGGAGGCGTTGGAGGGCTTTAAGCTCCTGGCGCGCCTCGAGGGCATCATCCCAGCCCTGGAGTCGGCCCACGCCATCGCCCACGCGGCCAAGGTGGTGCCCGAGATGGAGAAGGATCAGATCGTGGTCATCAACCTCTCCGGCCGGGGGGATAAGGACGTGACCGAGGTGATGCGCCTTTTGGGGGGAGAGCTATGA
- a CDS encoding GatB/YqeY domain-containing protein, whose amino-acid sequence MIYEAIKEAIKEAMKARDQKTLDFARVVKAELDRKGDGKPLPDEEAVKVLKALKEIALEQGNAFEVEFLDRFLPKEMTEEEIEAWIRENLDLSQFKNPLAAIGVVTKALGPKAPGDKVRRVIEKMR is encoded by the coding sequence ATGATCTACGAGGCCATCAAGGAGGCCATCAAGGAGGCCATGAAGGCCCGGGACCAGAAGACCCTGGACTTCGCCCGGGTGGTGAAGGCGGAGCTGGACCGGAAAGGGGACGGCAAGCCCCTCCCCGACGAGGAGGCGGTGAAGGTCCTAAAGGCCCTCAAGGAGATCGCCCTGGAGCAGGGGAACGCCTTTGAGGTGGAGTTCTTGGACCGCTTCCTCCCCAAGGAGATGACGGAGGAGGAGATCGAGGCCTGGATCCGGGAAAACCTGGACCTTTCCCAGTTCAAAAACCCCCTGGCGGCCATCGGGGTGGTGACCAAGGCCCTAGGCCCCAAGGCCCCCGGGGACAAGGTGCGGCGGGTCATAGAGAAGATGCGATGA
- a CDS encoding DMT family transporter, giving the protein MPPHRDPLVYLPPLLWALNVVASRAAMREIPPEWGSFLRFALAVVLFLPLLRRLPPLRPWGETLFLAVSGVALFNLVFFSGARLAPASDMAAVAAVYPLATALAYSLFFRKPLKRPVLLGLLLSGSGVVLLALGHGVQGGAPGRLLGDFLLVGAALLWGVYSVGVTLAVQRRTPLEVTAASMLLGSLLLLPAALLTPFPQASPSAWGALLYTALGGAFLAFTLWARVLGRYPASQVAPLLNLTPALAFSLLLGEAPGAWDLPGLLLVALGVYLSGRKG; this is encoded by the coding sequence ATGCCCCCCCACCGGGACCCCTTGGTCTACCTCCCTCCCCTCCTCTGGGCCCTGAACGTGGTGGCCTCGAGGGCCGCCATGCGGGAGATCCCCCCGGAGTGGGGGTCTTTCCTGCGCTTCGCCCTGGCGGTGGTCCTCTTCCTCCCCCTCCTCCGGCGCCTGCCCCCCTTGAGGCCCTGGGGGGAGACCCTGTTCCTCGCGGTGAGCGGGGTGGCCCTTTTCAACCTGGTCTTCTTCTCCGGGGCCCGGCTGGCCCCGGCCTCGGACATGGCCGCGGTGGCCGCGGTCTACCCCCTGGCCACCGCCTTGGCCTACAGCCTCTTCTTCCGAAAACCCTTAAAACGGCCCGTCCTCCTGGGCCTCCTCCTTTCGGGAAGCGGGGTGGTCCTGCTGGCCCTGGGGCACGGGGTCCAGGGAGGGGCCCCAGGCCGGCTCCTGGGGGACTTCCTCCTGGTGGGGGCCGCCCTCCTCTGGGGGGTTTACAGCGTGGGGGTTACCCTGGCCGTCCAGAGGCGGACCCCCCTGGAGGTCACCGCGGCCAGCATGCTCCTAGGAAGCCTCCTTCTCTTACCCGCGGCCCTCCTCACCCCCTTCCCCCAGGCCTCCCCTTCCGCCTGGGGGGCCCTCCTCTACACCGCCCTCGGGGGCGCCTTCCTGGCCTTCACCCTCTGGGCCAGGGTGCTGGGGCGCTACCCCGCAAGCCAGGTGGCCCCCCTCCTGAACCTCACCCCGGCCCTGGCCTTCTCCCTTCTCCTGGGGGAGGCCCCTGGGGCCTGGGACCTCCCGGGCCTCCTCTTGGTGGCCCTGGGCGTCTACCTCTCGGGCCGCAAGGGGTAG